The Methanococcus voltae nucleotide sequence ACAATTTAATAATTAACACTTAAATAAATAAGAAATGAGAAATAAGAATACGAAATACGAAATAAGAAATAAGAAATAATAAATAACTTAACATAAAAATTTTAATTGTGATAAAATGTTTAAAATTAGGGAAATTTTAACGATTTCTGATTACGTAACTTTGATAAATATTGTTTTAGGACTTATGGCAATATTATTAAACGACTTTGCATTCGTATACGTTGCAGTTGTTTTTGATGCGTTAGATGGAATGGTTGCAAGAAAAACAAACACGGTTTCAGACTTTGGAGCGGAATTAGATAGTATTTGTGACGTAGTAAGTTTTGGAGTAGCTCCGGCTTACCTATTATATGCAAATATCAACGCATTGTCGCCAGAGTTAAATATATGGGGCGCAATTTTAGCATCAATATTCGTATGTTGTGGTGCTTTGAGATTGGCAAGATTTGGAGTTTTAGACGTAAAAGGGTTTATTGGATTACCAATACCTGCAGGAGCTTTATTTACTTGCTCAATATTGCATGCGTCATTACTTTATAACAACGTGTTAAGTGGAACTTTAGGTTATATTGTTTTATTTGTTTATTTAATAGCAGGTTTGCTGATGATTTGTGATATAAGATATCCAAAGTACCCTCGTAAAGTGTACCTGGCAATGTTTTCATTAGCACTATTGATTGGAGTGCTTGGTCAGCCAATTCCGTTAGTATTATGCCTTATATTCTATACGATATACGGCTTTTACGGTACTTTAACACATGAATTATAATCTTACAAATTTTTATTTATTTTTGATTTTTTGATTTTTTTTTGAATTATTTTTTTTAACTTATTCATTAATTATTTTTTAATTTAGTTATACAAATATTCTAAAAATCAAAAAATAATATATAGGTAAAAAAATTAATAGATATCTTTATAACATATTTATTCGTATATACTTAAAAATAAGACAATCATATTATAAGGTTGATAAAATGGAACTACAAAAAATTAACGAAAATGTATGGGAATTACCGGAAACTTACAAAAAAGGAATGAAAGTAAAAGGAAACATTTATTTAAATGATGAATTATACGAAGGACTTCAAAAAGACGTATTTGAGCAAATAGCTAATGTTGCTTGCCTTCCAGGTATTCAGAAATACTCTTTGGCAATGCCCGATTGCCATTATGGTTATGGCTTTTGTATTGGTGGCGTTGCTGCATTTGATGAACGATATGGAATTATTAGCCCTGGTGGCGTTGGTTTTGACATTAACTGTGGTGTAAGATTAATAAAAACCAACTTATTCAAAAAAGATGTAGAAGATAAAACAAAGTTAAAGGAACTTTTAAACGAGATATTCGTGAATGTACCATCTGGATTAGGTAGTAAAGGTAAAATTAGGCTCGATAATAACCAAATTGACACTGTTTTGGAAGAAGGTGTCGAATGGGCAATTAATGAAGGTTACGGCTTAAAAGGAGACCTTGAAAGAATAGAAGAAAACGGTAGGATGAAAGAAGCAGACGCTAGTTTTGTTT carries:
- the pssA gene encoding CDP-diacylglycerol--serine O-phosphatidyltransferase codes for the protein MFKIREILTISDYVTLINIVLGLMAILLNDFAFVYVAVVFDALDGMVARKTNTVSDFGAELDSICDVVSFGVAPAYLLYANINALSPELNIWGAILASIFVCCGALRLARFGVLDVKGFIGLPIPAGALFTCSILHASLLYNNVLSGTLGYIVLFVYLIAGLLMICDIRYPKYPRKVYLAMFSLALLIGVLGQPIPLVLCLIFYTIYGFYGTLTHEL